Proteins from a single region of Acidianus ambivalens:
- a CDS encoding CoB--CoM heterodisulfide reductase iron-sulfur subunit B family protein has protein sequence MKVAYYPGCATHGLSKDVDIATKKVADVLGLELVEVEDWNCCGGGFLDEYNEKAHVALNLRNLSTVERMGMDKMVTPCSVCLQSHRLAAYKYNENKDLRKEVDKKLKEANINYSGKATAEHIVWVLVRDVGLEKIKKAVKKPLTGLRVGAYYGCQMLRPEQIMGFEPSFNPHSMEDLIEATGATPVKFPMATACCGFPLMGSNPKVGLKLAYNVLNSAKSQNADILVHPCSLCHLQLDVTQLKVKNEFNLSWTLPAIYITQLLGLAFGFSAEELGISKLAQEVLRKKGIIQ, from the coding sequence ATGAAGGTAGCATATTACCCTGGATGTGCAACTCACGGATTATCTAAAGACGTTGATATAGCAACAAAAAAAGTTGCCGATGTTTTAGGTCTAGAACTTGTAGAAGTAGAGGATTGGAACTGCTGCGGTGGCGGATTCTTAGACGAGTATAACGAAAAAGCTCACGTTGCACTCAATTTAAGGAATCTTTCCACTGTAGAAAGAATGGGCATGGATAAAATGGTTACTCCTTGCAGTGTTTGCTTACAAAGCCATAGACTTGCTGCATATAAGTACAATGAAAATAAGGATTTAAGAAAAGAAGTAGATAAAAAATTGAAGGAAGCAAATATAAATTACTCAGGAAAAGCAACTGCGGAGCATATAGTTTGGGTTTTAGTAAGGGACGTAGGATTAGAAAAAATAAAGAAGGCAGTAAAGAAACCATTAACTGGATTAAGAGTTGGAGCGTATTATGGCTGTCAAATGCTAAGACCAGAGCAAATAATGGGCTTCGAACCATCTTTTAATCCTCACAGTATGGAAGATTTAATAGAAGCTACTGGAGCTACTCCGGTAAAGTTCCCAATGGCTACGGCGTGTTGCGGATTCCCATTAATGGGCAGTAATCCTAAAGTTGGATTAAAGCTGGCATATAATGTGTTAAACTCAGCAAAATCTCAGAATGCAGATATATTAGTTCATCCTTGTAGCTTATGTCACTTACAACTAGATGTTACACAACTAAAGGTTAAAAACGAATTCAACTTATCTTGGACTTTACCGGCAATCTATATAACACAACTATTAGGGCTTGCGTTTGGATTTTCTGCTGAGGAATTAGGAATAAGCAAATTAGCACAGGAAGTATTAAGAAAGAAGGGGATAATACAATGA
- a CDS encoding succinate dehydrogenase/fumarate reductase iron-sulfur subunit yields MSEEEKEIVVKIKRFSKEKGSWWQEYKLKVDRFTQMTEVLRRIKTEQDPTLAYRASCHMAVCGSCGMKINGEPRLACKTLALDMVKKYGKNEIAIEPMDFFPVIKDLIVDWTDFYNRMFKVKPRLYPSKEVLEGKAEHRLKPEDQRELWKFEQCIWCGLCVSACPSVKNDPEFLGPAAHAKGYRFLADPRDTIFDERLKILIDSAWRCTYCYQCFNVCPRDIEPVTTIKKTRAYTKFLSEKTPVALTGEKHADSIAKSIEETGKIEEAKVYISTYGLLTAITDMIYAMQNGKLKYALVTQKKVKNMEQIRKIIG; encoded by the coding sequence ATGAGCGAAGAAGAGAAGGAAATTGTCGTAAAAATAAAAAGATTTTCAAAGGAAAAGGGAAGTTGGTGGCAGGAATACAAACTAAAGGTAGATAGATTTACGCAAATGACTGAAGTATTAAGGAGAATAAAGACGGAACAAGACCCTACTTTAGCATATAGAGCATCATGCCACATGGCTGTTTGCGGAAGTTGTGGAATGAAAATCAACGGCGAACCTAGGTTAGCTTGCAAAACCTTAGCCTTAGATATGGTAAAGAAATATGGTAAAAACGAGATTGCAATAGAACCAATGGATTTCTTCCCAGTAATAAAGGACTTGATAGTAGATTGGACCGACTTTTACAATAGAATGTTTAAAGTTAAGCCAAGGCTCTATCCTTCAAAGGAAGTATTAGAAGGCAAAGCCGAACATAGATTAAAACCAGAAGATCAGAGAGAACTATGGAAATTTGAACAATGTATATGGTGCGGATTATGTGTGTCAGCCTGTCCATCTGTAAAGAACGATCCAGAATTTTTAGGCCCAGCCGCTCACGCCAAAGGTTATAGATTCCTAGCAGATCCTAGAGATACAATATTTGATGAGAGATTAAAGATCTTAATTGATAGTGCTTGGAGATGTACTTATTGTTATCAATGTTTCAACGTTTGTCCAAGAGATATCGAGCCTGTTACTACTATAAAGAAAACAAGAGCGTACACTAAGTTCTTAAGCGAAAAAACGCCAGTAGCTTTAACTGGCGAAAAGCACGCTGATTCGATAGCCAAAAGTATAGAAGAAACTGGAAAAATTGAAGAAGCAAAAGTGTATATTTCAACTTACGGATTATTAACAGCGATAACAGATATGATTTATGCGATGCAGAATGGGAAGTTAAAATACGCATTAGTTACGCAAAAGAAGGTGAAAAACATGGAACAAATTAGGAAAATAATTGGGTGA